One window of Streptococcus suis genomic DNA carries:
- a CDS encoding cell division site-positioning protein MapZ family protein: MSKKHEKAQAEPVKDEQILDFEAAKDMTIGQAAQKQQEIEAGITDTDGLLDRYIKQHRDEIESQKFETRTIPVIKDSTVIPVVESASLTSDELETAAAAVAAHSQEEPKPVESSPVVEPLKTPAEEVAYFDLTDGSEEKPKKKGFWIFGTLLAALIAILASLFFWMNQNNAGQTASSTTSSSSTKQSSSTTSSSSTPSEFTDFTKLYESFFTDSSLSKLKNSEFGKLEELKALLDKIDPDSDAYKEAKANYDKLEKAIAAVNGINEQFDKPILVDGELDTTATVKAGATLEAVATGISGVDATITSAVNFARSQEENQQAVAGAVAPAEQAAPAAQAGTPAPATAESSAASALASASTSPAEVQNAASQFGIPVPPGVTLQRHLSRVPYNQAMIDDVNNPAWTFNPGILEKIVETSQKRGYITGNQYILEKVNIINGNGYYNMFKPDGTYLFSINAKTGYFVGNARGNADALDY, translated from the coding sequence ATGTCAAAGAAACATGAGAAGGCACAAGCAGAGCCAGTTAAGGACGAGCAGATTCTAGACTTTGAAGCAGCAAAAGATATGACCATCGGTCAGGCAGCACAAAAACAGCAGGAAATTGAGGCTGGCATTACCGATACGGATGGCCTTTTAGACCGCTACATCAAGCAACACCGAGATGAGATTGAATCTCAAAAATTTGAGACAAGAACAATCCCTGTCATCAAGGATTCGACTGTTATTCCGGTGGTTGAATCAGCTAGCTTGACTTCGGATGAGTTGGAAACGGCAGCTGCAGCTGTGGCAGCACATTCACAAGAAGAACCGAAGCCAGTTGAGTCAAGCCCTGTTGTTGAGCCTCTAAAAACTCCTGCAGAAGAAGTCGCTTATTTTGATTTGACAGATGGATCCGAAGAAAAGCCCAAGAAAAAAGGATTCTGGATTTTTGGAACCCTCTTGGCGGCATTGATTGCTATTTTGGCTTCCCTCTTTTTCTGGATGAACCAAAATAATGCAGGTCAGACAGCTTCTAGCACTACGTCATCAAGTTCGACCAAACAATCTTCTAGTACAACCTCATCAAGCTCAACTCCATCCGAGTTTACAGACTTTACCAAGCTGTACGAGAGCTTCTTTACGGATTCGAGCTTGTCTAAATTGAAGAATTCAGAATTTGGTAAATTAGAGGAATTAAAGGCACTCTTGGACAAGATTGATCCAGACAGTGATGCTTATAAGGAAGCCAAGGCCAACTATGATAAATTAGAAAAAGCTATCGCAGCTGTCAACGGCATCAATGAACAATTTGACAAGCCGATTCTTGTTGATGGCGAATTGGATACCACGGCGACTGTTAAGGCTGGAGCAACTCTAGAAGCGGTTGCGACTGGAATCAGCGGTGTTGATGCGACGATCACTTCAGCTGTTAACTTTGCTCGATCACAAGAGGAAAACCAACAGGCTGTTGCTGGAGCGGTCGCACCGGCTGAACAAGCAGCGCCAGCTGCCCAGGCTGGAACCCCAGCACCAGCTACCGCAGAATCAAGTGCAGCATCAGCGCTTGCCAGCGCGTCAACAAGTCCTGCCGAAGTGCAAAATGCAGCATCCCAATTCGGGATTCCAGTTCCTCCTGGTGTGACCTTGCAACGTCACTTGAGCCGCGTGCCTTATAACCAAGCCATGATTGATGACGTTAACAATCCTGCTTGGACCTTTAACCCAGGTATTTTGGAAAAAATTGTCGAAACATCTCAGAAACGTGGCTATATCACAGGTAATCAGTATATCTTGGAGAAGGTCAATATCATCAATGGTAATGGCTACTACAATATGTTTAAACCAGATGGCACCTATCTCTTTTCTATCAATGCTAAGACCGGTTACTTTGTCGGAAATGCGCGTGGAAATGCGGATGCTTTAGATTATTAG
- a CDS encoding S-ribosylhomocysteine lyase — protein sequence MTKEVIVESFELDHTIVKAPYIRLISEEIGPKGDVITNFDIRLIQPNENAMDTAGLHTIEHLLAKLIRQRIDGLIDCSPFGCRTGFHMIMWGKQDSVQIAEVIKSSLEEIADGISWEDVPGTTIESCGNYKDHSLHSAKEWAKLILSQGISIDAFERKPI from the coding sequence ATGACCAAAGAAGTTATTGTAGAAAGTTTTGAACTGGACCACACTATCGTCAAAGCCCCGTATATCCGCTTGATTTCTGAGGAGATTGGACCAAAGGGAGATGTCATCACCAACTTTGATATTCGCCTCATCCAACCCAATGAAAATGCCATGGATACAGCGGGGTTGCACACCATTGAACACCTGCTGGCTAAGCTGATTCGCCAACGGATTGACGGACTCATCGACTGCTCACCTTTCGGTTGCCGAACCGGTTTTCACATGATTATGTGGGGCAAGCAAGATTCTGTCCAAATCGCTGAAGTCATTAAATCTAGTTTGGAAGAAATCGCAGACGGCATTAGCTGGGAAGATGTTCCTGGGACAACCATCGAGTCTTGTGGTAACTACAAGGACCACAGCCTCCATTCTGCCAAAGAATGGGCCAAACTAATCCTTTCTCAGGGCATTTCGATAGATGCCTTTGAACGAAAACCCATTTAA
- a CDS encoding ribonuclease Y: MDIITLVVTLISALIGLVIGYFAISLKMKAAKETAELTLLNAEQEASNVRGRAEDQAEAILKTAERDRQTLKKELLLEAKEEARKYREEVANEFKSERQELKQIESRLTERASSLDRKDDNLTNKEKVLEQKEQSLTDKTKHIDEREQEVAKLEEQKALELERVASLSQEEAKEQILAATRDKLTHEIATRIKEAEREVKERSDKMAKDLLAQAMQRISGEYVAEQTITSVHLPDDAMKGRIIGREGRNIRTFESLTGIDVIIDDTPEVVVLSGFDPIRREIARMTMETLLQDGRIHPARIEELVEKYRVEMDNRIREYGEAAAYEVGAPNLHPDLIKIMGRLHFRTSYGQNVLRHSIEVAKLSGILAAELGENVNLARRAGFLHDVGKAIDREVDGSHVEIGTELTKKYKENPVVVNTVASHHGDVEATSTIAVIVAAADALSAARPGSRRESMEAYIKRLQDLEEIANSFDGIKQAYAIQAGREIRIIVHPNRISDDKITILAHDVREKIENNLDYPGNIKITVIRETRATDIAK; this comes from the coding sequence ATGGATATCATTACACTTGTAGTGACCTTGATTTCTGCTCTCATTGGTTTAGTAATTGGTTACTTTGCCATTTCTTTGAAGATGAAAGCTGCAAAAGAAACTGCAGAATTGACACTTTTGAATGCTGAACAAGAAGCAAGTAATGTTCGTGGTCGTGCGGAAGATCAAGCTGAAGCTATTTTAAAAACAGCTGAGCGTGATCGCCAAACCTTGAAAAAAGAATTACTCTTGGAGGCCAAGGAAGAGGCTCGTAAATATCGAGAAGAAGTAGCAAATGAATTTAAATCAGAACGACAAGAATTAAAGCAAATTGAGTCACGATTGACTGAACGTGCTAGTAGCTTAGATCGTAAAGATGATAATTTAACAAACAAAGAGAAGGTTTTGGAACAAAAAGAACAAAGCCTGACGGATAAAACTAAACATATTGATGAGCGTGAGCAAGAAGTCGCGAAATTAGAAGAGCAGAAAGCTCTTGAGTTGGAACGTGTTGCTTCGCTGAGCCAGGAAGAAGCCAAAGAGCAGATTCTTGCAGCGACTCGTGATAAATTGACCCACGAGATTGCAACCCGTATCAAGGAGGCTGAGCGAGAGGTCAAAGAGCGGTCTGATAAGATGGCCAAAGACCTTCTAGCGCAGGCCATGCAGCGAATTTCGGGTGAATATGTTGCGGAACAAACTATTACCTCGGTTCATCTGCCGGATGATGCCATGAAGGGCCGAATTATCGGTCGCGAAGGTCGCAACATCCGCACCTTTGAAAGCTTGACAGGGATTGACGTTATCATTGATGATACGCCTGAGGTAGTTGTCCTTTCCGGTTTTGACCCGATTCGCCGGGAGATCGCGCGGATGACCATGGAGACCCTGCTTCAGGACGGTCGTATCCACCCGGCTCGTATCGAGGAGTTGGTGGAGAAATACCGTGTTGAGATGGATAACCGCATCCGTGAATATGGTGAAGCGGCTGCCTATGAAGTAGGCGCTCCTAACCTGCATCCTGACTTGATTAAGATTATGGGACGTCTGCATTTCCGTACCTCCTACGGTCAGAATGTGCTCCGTCACTCGATTGAGGTGGCCAAGTTGTCAGGTATTTTGGCTGCAGAGTTGGGTGAGAATGTTAATTTGGCCCGCCGTGCTGGATTCTTGCATGACGTCGGTAAGGCGATTGACCGCGAGGTGGACGGTAGCCACGTTGAGATTGGTACAGAATTGACCAAGAAATACAAGGAAAATCCAGTGGTTGTCAATACGGTTGCCAGCCACCACGGTGATGTGGAAGCAACTAGCACTATTGCTGTGATTGTTGCAGCAGCGGATGCCTTGAGTGCAGCTCGTCCAGGTTCACGTCGTGAATCGATGGAGGCCTATATCAAGCGTCTCCAAGACCTGGAAGAAATTGCTAATAGCTTTGACGGCATCAAGCAGGCTTATGCTATCCAGGCAGGTCGTGAGATTCGGATTATCGTTCATCCAAATAGAATCAGTGATGATAAGATTACGATTCTGGCTCATGATGTCCGTGAGAAAATTGAAAATAATCTGGATTATCCAGGAAATATCAAGATTACGGTCATCCGTGAAACACGAGCAACTGACATTGCAAAATAA
- the gmk gene encoding guanylate kinase codes for MQERGLLIVFSGPSGVGKGTVRQEIFSHPGNKFEYSVSMTTRAQRPGEVDGVDYHFRSREEFEELIRQGQMLEYAEYVGNYYGTPLTYVNETLDKGIDVFLEIEVQGALQVKKKVPDAVFIFLTPPDLEELKDRLVGRGTDSEEVIVQRIERAKEEIALMREYDYAIVNDEVPKAAELVKRVIEAEHFRVDRVIGKYNDMIKNI; via the coding sequence ATGCAGGAAAGAGGCTTACTCATCGTATTTTCCGGTCCTTCTGGTGTAGGGAAAGGAACAGTTCGGCAGGAAATTTTTAGCCATCCAGGTAATAAATTTGAGTATTCGGTGTCTATGACGACCCGGGCTCAGCGTCCAGGTGAGGTGGACGGGGTTGATTATCATTTCCGGAGCCGAGAGGAGTTTGAGGAGTTGATTCGTCAGGGACAAATGCTGGAATACGCTGAGTATGTTGGCAACTACTACGGTACACCCTTGACCTATGTCAATGAAACCCTGGACAAGGGAATCGATGTCTTTCTTGAGATTGAGGTTCAGGGTGCCCTCCAGGTCAAGAAAAAAGTGCCAGATGCAGTTTTTATTTTCCTAACTCCGCCAGATTTGGAAGAGCTCAAAGACCGTTTGGTCGGTCGTGGGACAGACTCGGAAGAGGTTATTGTCCAGCGGATTGAGCGTGCCAAGGAAGAGATTGCTCTCATGCGTGAGTATGACTATGCCATTGTCAATGATGAGGTACCAAAGGCAGCGGAATTGGTCAAGCGCGTGATTGAGGCGGAACATTTCCGTGTGGACCGTGTGATTGGCAAGTACAACGACATGATTAAAAATATTTAA
- the rpoZ gene encoding DNA-directed RNA polymerase subunit omega has translation MMLKPSIDTLLDKVPSKYSLVILEAKRAHELEAGAKPTQEFTSVKSTLRALEEIEAGNVVIHPDPEAKREAVRRKAEEAKRLAEEEERKIKEQIAKEKEDGEKI, from the coding sequence ATGATGTTAAAACCGTCTATTGATACCTTGTTGGACAAGGTACCATCTAAGTATTCATTGGTTATTTTGGAGGCTAAGCGTGCTCACGAATTGGAGGCAGGCGCTAAGCCAACGCAAGAATTTACTTCTGTAAAATCAACCCTCCGTGCCTTGGAAGAAATCGAGGCAGGTAATGTGGTCATCCATCCAGACCCAGAAGCGAAACGTGAGGCTGTTCGTCGCAAGGCTGAAGAAGCAAAACGCTTGGCTGAAGAAGAAGAGCGCAAAATCAAAGAACAAATCGCCAAAGAAAAAGAAGACGGCGAGAAAATCTAA